The Streptomyces albofaciens JCM 4342 genome has a segment encoding these proteins:
- a CDS encoding ABC transporter substrate-binding protein: MTGRRRPSPRPFPRASAAATAATACTAALASLLSACGSLPGTSGEPGEKEPITVMTWAPVDTKATNMPGMPAMAQAYARWVNAQGGLDGHHLKVLTCNDRNDSVGAARCAQRAVDAKAVAVVGSYSQFGRSFISPLEIHGIPYIGGYGVSDEEFASPLSYPVNGGSASLLAGNGRQLASVCERAALVRPDTLQGDQMPALLNTGLTDGSRRAAQDVRAPEDGTDYDDAARRALEAVGAPPDGTGNGTGGAKGAGGCVTAALGERTDTFFDSFRRLQPADSKVRIASVLGSAGQALVDRTGGRSGPLEGAYLTGWYPVASDPRWNPMRKVINDHAFGDNRIDPADPGVQTTWIAYTVLRSVIEELGEQGVDEITAQAVQQTLDRGDRAVDTGGLTPKLRWRSSDMLAVPDFPRIVNGLVTYQAVRDGQLVAAKQGFVDVTRTLERPRGDG, encoded by the coding sequence ATGACCGGACGGCGACGCCCCTCCCCCCGCCCCTTCCCCCGCGCCTCCGCAGCCGCCACGGCTGCCACGGCCTGTACGGCGGCCCTGGCGTCACTGCTCTCGGCCTGCGGCTCCCTCCCCGGGACCTCCGGAGAGCCCGGGGAGAAGGAGCCGATCACCGTCATGACCTGGGCGCCGGTGGACACCAAGGCGACCAACATGCCGGGGATGCCCGCCATGGCGCAGGCGTACGCACGCTGGGTAAACGCCCAGGGCGGGCTCGACGGCCACCACCTGAAGGTCCTGACCTGCAACGACCGCAACGATTCGGTGGGCGCCGCGCGGTGCGCGCAACGGGCGGTCGACGCGAAGGCGGTCGCGGTCGTCGGCTCGTACAGCCAGTTCGGCCGCTCGTTCATCTCCCCGCTGGAGATCCACGGCATCCCCTACATCGGCGGCTACGGCGTCTCCGACGAGGAGTTCGCCAGCCCCCTGTCCTACCCCGTCAACGGCGGGTCGGCGTCGCTCCTGGCGGGCAACGGGCGCCAGCTGGCGAGCGTCTGCGAGCGGGCCGCCCTGGTACGCCCGGACACCCTCCAGGGTGACCAGATGCCGGCGCTCCTGAACACCGGCCTCACCGACGGCAGCCGCCGCGCCGCCCAGGACGTCCGCGCGCCCGAGGACGGCACCGACTACGACGACGCGGCCCGGCGCGCCCTGGAGGCGGTGGGCGCCCCGCCGGACGGAACCGGAAACGGAACCGGAGGCGCGAAGGGCGCGGGCGGCTGTGTGACGGCCGCCCTCGGCGAGCGCACCGACACCTTCTTCGACTCCTTCCGCCGCCTGCAGCCCGCCGACTCCAAGGTGCGGATCGCCTCGGTGCTCGGCAGCGCGGGGCAAGCGCTGGTGGACCGTACGGGCGGCCGGTCCGGGCCGCTGGAGGGCGCGTACCTGACCGGCTGGTACCCGGTCGCGAGCGACCCGCGCTGGAACCCCATGCGCAAGGTGATCAACGACCACGCCTTCGGCGACAACCGCATCGACCCGGCCGACCCGGGCGTGCAGACCACCTGGATCGCCTACACGGTGCTCCGCTCGGTCATCGAGGAACTCGGCGAGCAGGGCGTCGACGAGATCACGGCGCAGGCCGTGCAGCAGACGCTGGACCGCGGCGACCGGGCCGTGGACACCGGCGGCCTGACGCCCAAGCTGCGCTGGCGCTCCAGCGACATGCTGGCGGTGCCGGACTTCCCGCGCATAGTGAACGGTCTGGTGACGTATCAGGCCGTACGGGACGGGCAGCTGGTGGCGGCGAAGCAGGGCTTCGTGGACGTCACGCGGACGCTGGAGCGGCCGCGGGGGGACGGCTGA
- a CDS encoding bifunctional DNA primase/polymerase: MEDTIGVTGASQVTEQRGELLIETAVRYAEERHWDVLPGAWLEDEGGVPRCSCGAADCSAPGAHPTAPGWAGHATGSATAARRLWSRTPRASILLPTGRTFEVLDVPEAAGCLALARMERMGLQLGPVSSTPDRRMLFFVLPGASVKVPELVRHLGWAPAALDLITRGDGDYVAAPPTRMGAHGAVQWARRPTAANRWLPDAEELISPLAYACAREAVAARGR, from the coding sequence GTGGAAGACACCATCGGAGTCACAGGAGCCTCTCAGGTCACCGAGCAGCGAGGCGAGCTGTTGATCGAAACTGCGGTGCGTTACGCGGAGGAGCGGCATTGGGACGTGCTGCCCGGCGCATGGCTCGAAGACGAGGGCGGGGTGCCGCGCTGCTCGTGCGGTGCGGCCGACTGCTCCGCGCCCGGCGCGCACCCCACGGCGCCCGGCTGGGCCGGCCACGCCACCGGCAGCGCGACGGCCGCCCGCCGCCTGTGGAGCAGGACTCCACGCGCCTCGATCCTGTTGCCGACGGGCCGTACGTTCGAAGTGCTCGACGTGCCCGAGGCCGCCGGCTGCCTGGCCCTGGCCCGGATGGAACGCATGGGCCTGCAGCTCGGCCCGGTCTCCAGCACCCCCGACCGGCGGATGCTGTTCTTCGTGCTGCCGGGCGCCTCGGTCAAGGTGCCCGAACTGGTACGGCACCTGGGCTGGGCGCCCGCGGCGCTGGACCTGATCACGCGGGGCGACGGCGATTACGTCGCCGCGCCGCCGACGCGCATGGGGGCGCACGGGGCGGTGCAGTGGGCGCGCAGGCCCACCGCCGCCAACCGCTGGCTGCCGGACGCGGAGGAACTGATCAGTCCGCTCGCGTACGCCTGTGCGCGGGAAGCCGTGGCGGCGCGGGGGCGGTAG
- the purU gene encoding formyltetrahydrofolate deformylase has product MSASQPGTPDQYVLTLSCPDKQGIVHAVSSYLFMTGCNIEDSQQFGDHDTGLFFMRVHFTADATVSLEKLRASFAAVGDSFQMDWQIHRADEKMRVILMVSKFGHCLNDLLFRSRIGALPVEIAAVVSNHTDFAELVGSYDIPFHHIPVTKDTKAAAEARLLELVREENVELVVLARYMQVLSDDLCKALSGRIINIHHSFLPSFKGAKPYHQAHARGVKLIGATAHYVTADLDEGPIIEQEVERVGHGVTPDQLVAVGRDVECQALARAVKWHSERRVLLNGTRTVVFA; this is encoded by the coding sequence ATGAGCGCCTCGCAGCCCGGTACCCCCGACCAGTATGTCCTCACCCTCTCCTGCCCGGACAAACAGGGCATCGTGCACGCGGTGTCCAGCTACCTGTTCATGACCGGGTGCAACATCGAGGACAGCCAGCAGTTCGGGGACCACGACACCGGGCTCTTCTTCATGCGCGTCCACTTCACCGCGGACGCCACGGTCAGCCTGGAGAAGCTGCGCGCCAGCTTCGCCGCGGTCGGCGACTCCTTCCAGATGGACTGGCAGATCCACCGGGCCGACGAGAAGATGCGCGTCATCCTGATGGTGTCCAAGTTCGGGCACTGCCTGAACGACCTGCTCTTCCGCTCCCGGATCGGCGCGCTGCCGGTCGAGATCGCGGCCGTGGTCTCCAACCACACCGACTTCGCCGAGCTGGTCGGCTCGTACGACATCCCCTTCCACCACATCCCGGTGACCAAGGACACCAAGGCCGCCGCCGAGGCGCGGCTGCTGGAGCTGGTGCGCGAGGAGAACGTCGAGCTGGTCGTGCTGGCCCGCTACATGCAGGTGCTCTCCGACGACCTGTGCAAGGCCCTGTCCGGGCGGATCATCAACATCCACCACTCCTTCCTGCCGAGCTTCAAGGGCGCCAAGCCCTACCACCAGGCGCACGCCCGCGGCGTCAAGCTCATCGGCGCCACCGCGCACTACGTGACGGCGGACCTCGACGAGGGCCCGATCATCGAGCAGGAGGTCGAGCGCGTCGGGCACGGCGTCACCCCGGACCAGCTCGTGGCCGTCGGCCGGGACGTGGAGTGCCAGGCCCTGGCGCGCGCCGTGAAGTGGCACAGCGAGCGCCGCGTCCTGCTCAACGGCACGCGCACCGTCGTCTTCGCGTAG
- a CDS encoding sigma-70 family RNA polymerase sigma factor — translation MGHDAPPRWDRRMQQRLARGEAAALGELYDRFASLVHSLARRVLGDETAADRITREVFGYIWENPDSYDPKQGSLRSWVAQLAHRQSVHRLRQAEAAAALDRGADAPGPAETERQIREASTAARADYIVTSMPAPLRAALELAYFQRRDYRQTAADLGVTEDEARRRLRLGLQLLSTAHNHRTLPPAQPAEPPPRGTGYGRQL, via the coding sequence ATGGGACATGACGCACCACCGCGCTGGGACAGGCGGATGCAGCAGCGGCTGGCGCGGGGCGAGGCGGCCGCGCTCGGCGAGCTGTACGACCGCTTCGCTTCGCTTGTGCACAGCCTTGCCCGCCGGGTGCTGGGGGACGAAACCGCCGCCGACCGCATCACCCGTGAAGTCTTCGGCTACATCTGGGAGAACCCCGACTCCTACGACCCCAAGCAGGGCTCCCTGCGCTCCTGGGTGGCCCAGCTCGCCCACCGCCAGTCCGTCCACCGGCTGCGCCAGGCCGAGGCCGCCGCGGCCCTGGACCGCGGCGCGGACGCCCCCGGACCCGCCGAGACGGAGCGCCAGATCCGCGAAGCGTCCACCGCCGCCCGCGCCGACTACATCGTCACGTCCATGCCCGCCCCGCTCCGCGCCGCGCTGGAGCTGGCCTACTTCCAGCGCCGCGACTACCGCCAGACCGCCGCCGACCTCGGCGTCACCGAGGACGAGGCCCGGCGCCGGCTGCGCCTGGGCCTGCAACTGCTGTCCACCGCGCACAACCACCGGACGCTGCCGCCCGCCCAGCCCGCCGAGCCCCCGCCGCGCGGCACCGGATACGGACGGCAGCTGTGA
- a CDS encoding SCO4402 family protein: MPLNDMPWWRWRSNVRSALHMLSDPVFQRETWLAGRPGYGDVTDAVYRLVEDTWLDNWSAEKYVGTIFRDSQEAALVDVAVLRVLRIMHQVGPDAPVAAYLEHHGWAEAVRAARDAHVRMATADGEDPDVPPHSLEVLAIMTQAAV, encoded by the coding sequence ATGCCGCTCAACGACATGCCGTGGTGGCGCTGGCGCAGCAATGTGCGCTCCGCGCTGCACATGCTCTCCGACCCCGTCTTCCAGCGGGAGACCTGGCTGGCCGGCCGCCCGGGGTACGGAGACGTCACCGACGCCGTCTACCGGCTCGTCGAGGACACCTGGCTGGACAACTGGTCCGCCGAGAAGTACGTGGGCACGATCTTCCGCGACTCCCAGGAGGCGGCCCTGGTGGACGTCGCCGTGCTGCGGGTGCTGCGGATCATGCACCAGGTCGGCCCGGACGCCCCGGTGGCCGCCTATCTGGAGCACCACGGCTGGGCCGAGGCCGTACGGGCCGCGCGCGACGCGCACGTACGGATGGCGACGGCGGACGGCGAGGACCCGGACGTGCCGCCGCACTCGCTGGAAGTCCTGGCGATCATGACGCAGGCGGCGGTCTGA
- a CDS encoding transcriptional regulator, which produces MAARPLVARQPNERLQALIQEAACSNAGLARRVNMCGAEHGLDLRYDKTSVARWLRGQQPRGRAPAIIAEALGRKLGRTVTIDEIGMADGKNLASGVGLQFSPTVLGAIEQVCELWRSDVGRRDFLSGSTVAASALVEPSRDWLITSADPQVARNAGARVGISDVEAVRAMTTALSELDHRYGSGHVRPVVVHYLNSVVSGLLAGSYRESVGRELFAAVARLTELGGYMAVDTGQPGLAQRYYIQALRLAQAAGDRGYGGYVLAASMSHLAASLGNPREISQLAKAAQEGARGHVTPRAEAMFFAAEARGHALMGDARAFQVVAGRAVSAMERAGAASGAGEDPAWIAHFDEAYLADELAHCHRDLGQANAARQRAQEAVDGHPEGRARRRAIGLVLLASAQVQQREIEQACHTGTQAVELLSGLRSNRGAEYLEDFQLRLEPYRDEPVVREFGARLELRSAA; this is translated from the coding sequence ATGGCCGCCAGGCCACTCGTCGCGCGGCAGCCGAACGAACGGCTGCAGGCGCTCATCCAGGAAGCCGCCTGTTCCAACGCCGGACTCGCCCGCCGCGTCAACATGTGCGGCGCCGAACACGGCCTCGACCTGCGCTACGACAAGACCTCGGTCGCCCGCTGGCTGCGCGGCCAGCAGCCGCGGGGCCGGGCCCCGGCCATCATCGCGGAGGCGCTGGGGCGCAAACTGGGGCGCACGGTCACCATCGACGAGATCGGGATGGCCGACGGCAAGAACCTCGCGTCCGGCGTGGGGCTCCAGTTCTCGCCCACCGTCCTCGGCGCGATCGAACAGGTCTGTGAGCTGTGGCGCAGCGACGTCGGCCGCCGCGATTTCCTCAGCGGCTCCACCGTGGCCGCGTCCGCGCTGGTCGAACCGAGCCGCGACTGGCTCATCACCAGCGCCGACCCGCAGGTGGCGCGCAACGCCGGCGCCCGGGTGGGCATCTCGGACGTCGAGGCCGTACGGGCCATGACCACGGCCCTGAGCGAACTGGACCACCGCTACGGCAGCGGCCACGTCCGGCCGGTCGTCGTGCACTACCTCAACAGTGTCGTCTCCGGGCTGCTGGCCGGCTCGTACCGGGAGTCGGTCGGCCGCGAACTGTTCGCGGCCGTCGCCCGGCTGACGGAACTGGGCGGCTACATGGCCGTCGACACCGGCCAGCCCGGGCTGGCGCAGCGCTACTACATCCAGGCGCTGCGGCTGGCCCAGGCGGCGGGCGACCGGGGTTACGGCGGTTACGTACTGGCCGCCAGCATGAGTCACCTGGCCGCCTCGCTGGGCAACCCCCGGGAGATCTCGCAGCTCGCCAAGGCCGCGCAGGAAGGGGCGCGGGGGCACGTCACGCCGCGCGCGGAGGCGATGTTCTTCGCCGCCGAAGCGCGCGGGCACGCCCTGATGGGGGACGCGCGCGCTTTCCAGGTCGTGGCGGGCCGTGCCGTAAGCGCGATGGAACGAGCCGGGGCCGCCTCCGGTGCCGGCGAGGACCCCGCGTGGATCGCGCATTTCGACGAGGCCTACCTCGCCGACGAACTGGCGCACTGCCACCGCGACTTGGGGCAGGCCAACGCGGCTCGCCAGCGCGCGCAGGAAGCGGTGGACGGCCATCCCGAGGGGCGGGCGCGGCGCCGCGCCATCGGTCTGGTGCTGCTGGCCAGCGCGCAGGTGCAGCAGCGCGAGATCGAGCAGGCGTGCCATACGGGCACTCAGGCCGTGGAGTTGCTGAGCGGGCTGCGCTCGAACCGTGGCGCGGAGTACCTGGAGGACTTCCAGCTGCGGCTGGAGCCGTACCGGGACGAGCCGGTGGTGCGGGAGTTCGGTGCCCGGCTGGAATTGCGGTCAGCCGCGTAG
- a CDS encoding zf-HC2 domain-containing protein: protein MNGPEEWDRYDPREPDGPRDGRGPGGPRGPGAGGPSRSGGRPRIPSPRTAAEDDGPLPDASPPATPGVRTDMAGTADEPTAAAPDRTAPDGAVPEPPPHRVLKSLLGAWALAACSAEETAAVEAHLTDCAPCADEALRLRDAVGLLHPADPLDLDPLLRSRVLEGCLGRRPARIPVPEWAAPYDAETAKLDALLSDMGEAEWRAPVRLRWFRGERPAERHTTVAGVIGHLMAVDGLVATALGLADPLGAAAPHGPAGPADRTEACWQAIADGRVPHAARAPWRDQSHTLIRTVSFAGRGVAELPVPYGGDVRLPMRDSLLDRAFECWVHAGDIAEAVDYPYEPPVAGHLHQMVDLAARLLPAVLAGRRRAGLATPPQRLVEAGAPGRTLHLEVEGTGGGHWYIALDSPAALGTPDRTVAHIALDSIEFCQLAAGHVPPQEAAAGQHGEPDAIRDVLFATASLSRL from the coding sequence GTGAACGGCCCGGAGGAATGGGACCGCTACGACCCGCGGGAGCCGGACGGCCCGCGCGACGGACGGGGCCCGGGCGGCCCGCGGGGGCCGGGCGCCGGCGGCCCGTCCCGCTCCGGCGGCCGGCCGCGCATCCCGTCCCCGCGCACCGCCGCCGAGGACGACGGACCGCTGCCCGACGCGTCACCGCCCGCCACGCCGGGTGTCCGCACGGACATGGCGGGCACAGCCGACGAGCCCACGGCCGCCGCCCCGGACCGCACCGCCCCGGACGGCGCCGTGCCCGAGCCTCCCCCGCACCGGGTCCTGAAGTCGCTGCTCGGCGCGTGGGCCCTGGCCGCCTGCTCCGCCGAGGAGACGGCCGCCGTCGAAGCCCACCTCACGGACTGCGCGCCCTGCGCGGACGAGGCGCTGCGCCTGCGCGACGCGGTCGGCCTGCTGCACCCCGCCGACCCCCTGGACCTGGACCCGCTGCTGCGCTCGCGCGTCCTGGAGGGCTGCCTCGGGCGGCGCCCGGCCCGTATCCCGGTGCCCGAGTGGGCGGCGCCGTACGACGCCGAGACGGCGAAGCTGGACGCGCTGCTCAGCGACATGGGCGAGGCGGAGTGGCGGGCGCCGGTGCGGCTGCGCTGGTTCCGGGGCGAGCGGCCGGCCGAGCGGCACACGACCGTCGCCGGGGTCATCGGGCATCTGATGGCCGTGGACGGCCTGGTCGCCACCGCGCTCGGGCTGGCCGACCCGCTGGGCGCCGCGGCCCCGCACGGCCCGGCCGGGCCCGCCGACCGCACGGAAGCCTGCTGGCAGGCGATCGCCGACGGCCGCGTCCCGCACGCCGCCCGCGCCCCCTGGCGCGACCAGAGCCACACCCTGATCCGCACGGTGTCCTTCGCCGGCCGCGGCGTCGCCGAGCTGCCCGTGCCGTACGGCGGCGACGTCCGGCTGCCGATGCGCGACTCCTTGCTGGACCGCGCCTTCGAGTGCTGGGTGCACGCGGGCGACATCGCCGAGGCGGTGGACTATCCGTACGAACCCCCGGTGGCCGGGCATCTGCACCAGATGGTCGACCTGGCGGCCCGGCTGCTGCCCGCCGTGCTGGCCGGCCGGCGCCGGGCCGGGCTGGCGACGCCGCCGCAGCGCCTGGTCGAGGCGGGCGCGCCCGGCCGCACGCTGCACCTGGAGGTCGAGGGCACCGGCGGCGGCCACTGGTACATAGCCCTGGACTCACCGGCCGCGCTCGGCACCCCGGACCGCACGGTCGCGCACATCGCGCTGGACAGCATCGAGTTCTGCCAGCTGGCGGCCGGGCACGTACCGCCCCAGGAGGCGGCCGCCGGGCAGCACGGCGAGCCGGACGCGATCCGCGACGTCCTGTTCGCCACGGCTTCGCTCTCGCGGCTGTGA
- a CDS encoding ABC transporter ATP-binding protein, with product MARKPEHIDQPAAAGAAPAGPAAGQDGAVPPAVRVRGLWKKYGEQVAVAGIDLTLPAGRFIGLVGPNGAGKTTTLSMVTGLLRPDAGQVEIGGHDVWQDPVTVKSRIGVLPEGLRLFERLSGRELLSYIGRLRGLPGAEVDKRADQLLEVLDLSGAQNKLVVDYSTGMRKKIGLAAALLHNPEILFLDEPFEGVDPVSAQTIRGVLERYTSSGATVVFSSHVMELVESLCDWVAVMAGGRIRSDGPLAEVRGDAPTLQDAFLELVGAGGRAAGHDLDWLGGGGAR from the coding sequence GTGGCCAGAAAACCGGAACACATCGACCAGCCGGCCGCAGCCGGCGCGGCACCGGCCGGACCGGCCGCCGGGCAGGACGGGGCGGTGCCGCCAGCCGTCCGCGTACGGGGGCTGTGGAAGAAGTACGGCGAGCAGGTCGCCGTCGCGGGGATCGACCTGACGCTGCCCGCGGGCCGGTTCATCGGCCTGGTCGGCCCGAACGGCGCGGGCAAGACCACCACCCTGTCGATGGTGACCGGCCTGCTGCGCCCGGACGCCGGGCAGGTGGAGATCGGCGGCCACGACGTGTGGCAGGACCCGGTCACGGTGAAGTCCCGGATCGGCGTACTGCCCGAGGGACTGCGCCTGTTCGAGCGGCTGTCCGGCCGTGAGCTGCTGTCGTACATCGGGCGGCTGCGGGGGCTGCCCGGTGCCGAGGTCGACAAGCGCGCCGACCAGCTGCTCGAAGTCCTGGACCTGTCCGGCGCGCAGAACAAGCTCGTCGTGGACTACTCGACCGGCATGCGCAAGAAGATCGGTCTGGCGGCGGCGCTGCTGCACAATCCCGAGATCCTGTTCCTGGACGAGCCGTTCGAGGGCGTGGACCCGGTGTCCGCGCAGACCATCCGCGGCGTCCTGGAGCGCTACACCTCGTCCGGGGCCACCGTCGTCTTCTCCAGCCATGTGATGGAGCTGGTGGAGTCGCTGTGCGACTGGGTGGCGGTGATGGCCGGCGGGCGCATCCGGTCGGACGGGCCGCTCGCGGAGGTACGCGGCGACGCGCCGACCCTCCAGGACGCGTTCCTCGAACTGGTCGGCGCGGGCGGCCGCGCCGCCGGGCACGACCTGGACTGGCTGGGCGGCGGGGGCGCCCGATGA
- a CDS encoding STAS domain-containing protein encodes MSLKVAEGEQGRWAVLQVSGEMDLVTSPAVRQHVHDAVADGRRSLVLDLSEVRFCDSSGVGVLIAARRLMRSCQGRLRLILPAQGAVDGSHVNRVLAALGVRRLFEVYPDLSTAVDEAAAPLSA; translated from the coding sequence GTGTCGTTGAAGGTGGCAGAAGGTGAGCAGGGCCGCTGGGCCGTCCTCCAGGTCTCCGGCGAGATGGACCTGGTCACATCGCCGGCGGTGCGCCAGCACGTGCACGACGCGGTCGCCGACGGCCGCCGCAGCCTGGTCCTCGATCTCTCCGAGGTCCGCTTCTGCGACTCCAGTGGCGTCGGTGTCCTGATCGCCGCCCGCCGGCTCATGCGGTCCTGCCAGGGGCGGCTGCGGCTGATCCTCCCGGCGCAGGGCGCGGTGGACGGCTCGCACGTCAACCGGGTGCTCGCGGCCCTCGGTGTACGCCGCCTCTTCGAGGTCTACCCGGACCTCAGCACGGCGGTCGACGAGGCGGCGGCGCCGCTTTCCGCGTAG
- a CDS encoding sensor histidine kinase: MKGAGGFAGFAGVPGSSGNPGSTGSPGRPGGLRPAVSLAVPVLLSMVDAFLVNGLDMGLELGVSLVAAAALLLRRRLPLTVFLITLPGLYIGYIWFAPMIALFTLAAFRAGRVRLGVCAVLLIAAHFFPYPLSDLDPGAHRENIQVLIDATVTSAAPIALGLLVRTRRELAARVADLTHSLRREDRLIAERVLATERARLAREMHDVVAHQVSLISLQAGAVQVSTGEEAVRESARTIRELSVRTLEELRHMVGILRAAGGGTADARELAPQPDLAELPRLIEMSALDVDYEHEVPDGACGTKAVERAAFRTVQEALTNVRKHAPGARVRIRVAAVRDGQAADGEGGDGGPEKPRGLRVEVRNGPPDASAPAPALPGGGHGLVGLRERAQSLGGLLEAGHTADGGFLVRAEFPGGAG, encoded by the coding sequence GTGAAGGGGGCCGGCGGCTTCGCCGGGTTCGCCGGGGTCCCGGGGTCCTCGGGCAATCCCGGATCCACCGGTTCTCCCGGCCGTCCCGGCGGCCTGCGCCCGGCCGTGTCCCTCGCCGTGCCGGTGCTGCTGTCCATGGTGGACGCCTTCCTCGTCAACGGCCTCGACATGGGCCTGGAACTGGGCGTCTCCCTGGTCGCCGCCGCCGCGCTGCTGCTGCGGCGCCGACTGCCGCTCACCGTCTTCCTGATCACCCTCCCCGGCCTGTACATCGGCTACATCTGGTTCGCGCCGATGATCGCCCTGTTCACGCTCGCCGCGTTCCGCGCGGGCCGCGTCCGCCTCGGCGTCTGCGCCGTCCTGCTGATCGCCGCGCACTTCTTCCCGTACCCGCTCTCGGACCTCGACCCGGGCGCGCACCGCGAGAACATCCAGGTGCTGATCGACGCGACGGTCACCTCGGCCGCGCCCATCGCGCTGGGCCTGCTGGTGCGCACCCGCCGCGAACTCGCCGCGCGGGTCGCCGACCTGACCCACAGCCTGCGCCGCGAGGACCGGCTGATCGCGGAACGGGTCCTGGCGACCGAGCGGGCCCGGCTGGCCCGGGAGATGCACGACGTGGTCGCCCACCAGGTCAGCCTGATCAGCTTGCAGGCCGGTGCGGTGCAGGTGAGCACCGGGGAGGAGGCGGTGCGCGAGTCGGCCCGCACGATCCGCGAGCTGTCCGTGCGGACGCTGGAGGAGCTGCGGCACATGGTCGGCATCCTGCGGGCGGCCGGCGGCGGTACCGCGGACGCCCGGGAGCTGGCGCCGCAGCCGGACCTCGCCGAACTGCCGCGGCTGATCGAGATGAGCGCGCTGGACGTCGACTACGAGCACGAGGTGCCGGACGGCGCGTGCGGCACGAAGGCGGTGGAGCGGGCGGCGTTCCGTACGGTGCAGGAGGCGCTGACGAACGTACGCAAGCATGCGCCGGGGGCGCGGGTGCGGATACGGGTCGCGGCCGTACGCGACGGGCAGGCGGCCGACGGGGAGGGCGGGGACGGCGGGCCGGAGAAGCCGCGGGGCCTGCGGGTGGAGGTGCGCAACGGGCCGCCGGACGCCTCGGCGCCCGCCCCGGCGCTCCCGGGCGGCGGCCACGGCCTGGTCGGCCTGCGCGAACGCGCCCAGAGCCTGGGCGGACTGCTGGAAGCCGGGCACACGGCGGACGGAGGGTTTCTGGTGCGGGCGGAATTCCCGGGTGGAGCGGGTTGA